CTCGGCATGCTTGGCCACGATGACCAGCGCGCCTTCGAGGTCGTTTTCGTGGTTGAACTCGATATCCTTGCGCGTTGTGTTCCCGAGGATGTCGCCGTACTTTTCCTGCACCTTGTCGAGAATGGTGGTGTAGGTGGACTGCACGACAGACCAGTCGCGCGGGTGGTAGACGGCATAGTGCAGGTAATAGTGGTCCTCGCCCTCGATCACCGAGTAGTAGACGAACGACCAGAGTTTGTAGCGGGGATCGGCGGCGTTGGTCCAGTTGTTATTGCCCACCCAGTCGCCGTCGAAATCGAAGTTCGTGGGATAGTCGAAGCGATAGTCTTCTTCGGTGCCGGCCAGGCGGTGATAGATGACCGGGGCAAAACGCTCGGCGATGGCGCGCAGCTCCTGCTCTTTGGCGGTCAGAGCAGAAGGTACAGGGGTCGCAGGGGCAGGCGCAGGAGTGGGTTGGGGAACTTCTGCTTCCGACTCCGAGTATTCCTTGACGGGTTTCTGAGCCTGAGCCGGTTCGTCTTCGTTGTATTCCTTGACAGGTTTGGGAGTGGGCGCGTCCTGCGCGGCGGCAGGGAGCAGCAGGAAAATCAGGATTGCGATGAGGCAGCGTGTCACAGGCTCAGTCGTCGGCGCTGACGGCGGCTTCCTGGTCCTTGTACTGGAGCTGATACAGCTTCCAGTATATGCCGCGCTGGGCCAGCAGTTGCTGGTGCGATCCCATCTCGCGCAGCTTGCCCTTGTGCATCACCAGGATGACGTCGGCCCGCTGGATGGTCGAGAGGCGATGGGCGATGATGAGCGACGTCCGCCCTTCGACCATGCGCGCCAGGGCTTCGCGGACGCGCAGTTCGGTGTCCGTATCCACGCTGGAGGTGGCTTCGTCGAGCACCAGGATCCGGGGATTGTGAGCCAGGGCGCGGGCGAAAGAAATAAGCTGCTTCTGCCCGGTGGACAGCGTGGAACCGCGCTCCAGCACCGGCTCCTGGAAACCGCCGGGAAGGGTGCGGATGAAGTCGGCGATGTTGACCTCTTCGGCGGCGCGCTCCACGTCTTCTTCCTCGATCCCGGAGGTGCCGAGACGGATGTTGTCCTGCACCGTGCCGCTGAACAGGAACGGATCTTGCAGCACGACGCCGAAACGGCGGCGCAGGTCGGCGAGGTCCATTTCGCGGAGGTCAACGCCGTCGATGCGGATGGCGCCCTGCTGCACGTCGTAGAAACGCAGCAGCAGCGAGATGATGGTGGTCTTGCCGGCGCCGGTGTGGCCGACGAAGGCCGCGGTCGTCCCGGGCTCGATGGTGAAGCTGACGTCCTTGAGCACCCAGTCGGGCTCGGTGGGCCGCGTGGCGCCATCGCCGCCCGTGCGTTGGCCGTCGCTTGCGGGAGCCGAGCGATAAGCGAACCAGACGTGATCGAACTCGATGCGGCCCGGGCCCTCGGGTCGCTTGGGGGCAGCCGGTGAAACAACTTCGACCTTGGTATCGAGCAGCTTGAAGACGCGCTCACTCGACGCCATGGCCGACTGCAGGATGTTGTACTTCTCGCTCAGGTCCTGGATGGGCCGGAAGAAGCGCTGGGCGTACTGCATGAAGGCCACCAGCACGCCCAGGGAGACTGCGCCCTGGATGACGGCGCCGCCGCCGAACCAGATGACCGAAGCGATGGCGGTGGCGGAGAGGATCTCGACCACGGGGTAGTAGACGGCGTGCGCCATGATGGCGTCCTTGAAGGCCAGCATGTGCGCGGCGTTGACCTCTTCAAACTTCTTGTAGGACTTCTGCTCGCGGTTGAAGAGCTGCAGCACCACGATGCCGGAGACGTGCTCCTGCAGGTAGGCGTTGATGCGCGCGATGGCCACGCGAATGCGGCGGTAGGAGTCGCGCACCTTGGTGCGGAAGATCATGGTGGCCCAGAAGATGAAGGGCAGCACGGCAAAAGTGATGAGCGCCAGTCGCCAATCCATGAGCAGCATGATGATGACGATGCCGGCGAGCACGAAGATGTCTTCGAAGATGGAGACCACGCCGGCGGTGAACATCTCGTTGAGCGCATCCACGTCGGTAGTGACGCGGGTGACCAGGCGGCCGACCGGGTTCTTGTCGAAGAAGCCGACGTGCATCTGCTGCA
The nucleotide sequence above comes from Terriglobales bacterium. Encoded proteins:
- a CDS encoding ABC transporter ATP-binding protein — protein: MHEEEVLGKAYDSRLMRRLITYLRPYKWQVAVALVAIVFKAGFDVIGPYLTKVAVDKYLVPGSATGSLLDPWLSPEPLVGVAQLAALYLGALAAGFLFEFGQIYLMQWAGQKVMFDLRSQIFRHLQQMHVGFFDKNPVGRLVTRVTTDVDALNEMFTAGVVSIFEDIFVLAGIVIIMLLMDWRLALITFAVLPFIFWATMIFRTKVRDSYRRIRVAIARINAYLQEHVSGIVVLQLFNREQKSYKKFEEVNAAHMLAFKDAIMAHAVYYPVVEILSATAIASVIWFGGGAVIQGAVSLGVLVAFMQYAQRFFRPIQDLSEKYNILQSAMASSERVFKLLDTKVEVVSPAAPKRPEGPGRIEFDHVWFAYRSAPASDGQRTGGDGATRPTEPDWVLKDVSFTIEPGTTAAFVGHTGAGKTTIISLLLRFYDVQQGAIRIDGVDLREMDLADLRRRFGVVLQDPFLFSGTVQDNIRLGTSGIEEEDVERAAEEVNIADFIRTLPGGFQEPVLERGSTLSTGQKQLISFARALAHNPRILVLDEATSSVDTDTELRVREALARMVEGRTSLIIAHRLSTIQRADVILVMHKGKLREMGSHQQLLAQRGIYWKLYQLQYKDQEAAVSADD